From one Phocaeicola salanitronis DSM 18170 genomic stretch:
- a CDS encoding tetratricopeptide repeat protein, with translation MKRKRKLEIAGLACMMPWMAFAQQIGPLAAPVRLFEDGKELFLRHDYAAAQQTLTHYLQQDTSAEFAEEAAYMLACTSYELNKPGRIRRLKAFVEQYPDSRYVNRVNALIGSAYFFDKNYPEAIMYFEKCNVRWLADGERDEVLLRLGTSYLKGGALKDAALWFSILKDVSREYRLDAVYHLAYIDYARERYDEALEGFRLAGESGKYAPYTPYYIADICLEKHDYQKAKRLADMYLEAYPRHEYALLMQRIGGEASYGMGRYAEAVKPLETYCGSPEGGKDREAQYALGMSYYQTGVYSKAVDALNKATGRPDALTQNAYLHSGLAYLQLKDRTRARMAFEQASAMTFDRNVQEQALYNYALCIHETSYSPFAESVTVFERFLNEFPNSAYAAKVNDYLVEVYMNTRSYQAALNSIAKISHPGDRILEAKQKLLFRIGILAFAQAAFENAIGYFTQSIDLGRYDRQTKADAYYWRGESKYRLEQYAQAASDYRLYLEYTPGRTGEEYALALYNLGYVAFKQKQYEQALTWFTRCSQAQVKDRRIVADVYNRMGDCHFHARRFAEASALYAQASAADPSLGDYSLFQEAFVKGLQRDYAGKIQTLNRLLTDYPASPYIDDALYEQGRAFVQQENNAGAIERYTVLLQRFPESPLSRKASNEIGLLYYQEDKYSEAIAAYKKVISDYPGSEEARLAQRDLKSIYIDLNRVDDYLSFVSTLPGGANFDVNERDSLTYVAAERVYMRGETEEAKASFTRYLQSFPQGAFSVNASYYLGLMAYNEKNYTEASAYLDKVLAYPDNKFSGEAMKLCAGIAYQEKEYGKALSLYVRIADRAASQEERVDALCRALECARLSENPEEILALASSLLSQSKLAPEVENEARYARAKACIGEGKTQEAVGDLTLLAKDTRNEYGAEAKYLLAQFYFDTGETEKAEKEVLDYIDASTPHAYWLARSFVLLSDIYMKMGRDVDAKQYLLSLKQNYQADDDIQEMIETRLERLENE, from the coding sequence ATGAAAAGGAAAAGAAAACTCGAGATAGCTGGCTTGGCGTGCATGATGCCTTGGATGGCTTTTGCCCAGCAGATTGGACCGCTGGCAGCCCCTGTCCGTTTGTTTGAGGACGGGAAGGAGTTGTTCCTCCGGCACGATTATGCCGCGGCGCAACAGACTTTGACACATTATTTGCAACAAGATACTTCTGCGGAATTTGCCGAGGAAGCGGCATACATGCTGGCTTGCACTTCGTACGAACTGAATAAGCCCGGCCGCATCCGCCGGTTGAAAGCTTTCGTGGAGCAATATCCCGATTCGCGGTACGTCAATCGGGTGAATGCCCTGATAGGCTCCGCTTATTTCTTCGACAAGAATTATCCCGAAGCCATTATGTACTTTGAAAAGTGCAATGTGCGTTGGCTTGCCGATGGAGAACGCGACGAAGTTTTGTTGCGTTTGGGCACTTCGTACCTGAAAGGAGGCGCCCTGAAGGATGCGGCCTTGTGGTTCTCCATATTGAAGGATGTAAGCAGGGAGTACCGGCTTGACGCGGTTTACCACTTGGCTTATATCGATTATGCCCGGGAGCGGTATGACGAAGCGTTGGAAGGCTTCCGCCTTGCGGGGGAAAGCGGGAAATATGCGCCCTATACGCCTTATTATATAGCGGACATTTGTCTGGAGAAGCACGATTATCAGAAAGCAAAGCGGTTGGCGGATATGTACCTGGAGGCTTATCCCCGGCATGAATATGCCTTGTTGATGCAGCGCATCGGAGGCGAGGCAAGCTACGGGATGGGGCGGTATGCCGAAGCGGTAAAGCCTTTGGAGACTTATTGCGGCTCTCCCGAAGGGGGCAAAGACCGGGAGGCGCAGTATGCATTGGGCATGAGTTATTATCAGACAGGAGTCTATTCGAAGGCGGTGGACGCCTTGAACAAGGCGACAGGGAGGCCGGACGCGCTGACTCAGAACGCTTACCTGCATAGCGGGCTGGCCTACCTCCAACTGAAAGACCGTACCCGTGCCCGCATGGCGTTCGAGCAGGCTTCGGCAATGACGTTCGACCGGAACGTGCAGGAGCAGGCTCTGTACAACTATGCGCTTTGCATCCACGAGACATCGTATTCACCCTTTGCCGAGTCGGTCACGGTGTTCGAGCGGTTCTTGAACGAATTCCCGAATTCTGCCTATGCCGCGAAGGTGAACGATTACCTGGTAGAGGTCTATATGAATACCCGGAGTTATCAGGCGGCGTTGAACTCGATTGCCAAAATCTCGCATCCGGGCGACCGTATTTTGGAAGCTAAGCAGAAATTGTTGTTCCGCATCGGAATCTTGGCTTTCGCACAAGCCGCTTTCGAGAATGCCATCGGGTATTTCACCCAATCGATTGACTTGGGGCGATATGACCGGCAAACCAAGGCGGATGCGTATTATTGGCGGGGCGAATCGAAATACCGGTTGGAGCAGTATGCACAGGCTGCTTCCGACTATCGGCTTTACCTGGAATATACGCCCGGCCGTACGGGAGAAGAATACGCTCTGGCATTGTATAATTTAGGTTACGTAGCCTTCAAGCAAAAGCAATACGAGCAAGCCTTGACCTGGTTCACCCGTTGTTCGCAAGCGCAGGTGAAAGACCGCCGCATCGTGGCGGACGTGTATAACCGCATGGGGGATTGCCATTTCCATGCGCGCCGGTTTGCGGAAGCAAGCGCCCTCTATGCGCAGGCATCTGCCGCCGACCCCAGTCTGGGGGACTATTCGCTTTTCCAGGAAGCGTTCGTGAAAGGTTTGCAGCGCGATTATGCGGGAAAGATTCAGACCTTGAACCGCTTGCTGACCGATTATCCGGCTTCGCCTTACATCGACGATGCGTTGTACGAGCAAGGGCGTGCCTTCGTCCAGCAAGAAAACAATGCCGGAGCCATCGAACGCTATACGGTCTTGCTCCAGCGTTTCCCCGAAAGCCCGCTCTCGCGCAAGGCGTCCAACGAAATCGGCTTGCTTTACTATCAGGAAGACAAGTATTCCGAAGCGATAGCCGCCTATAAGAAAGTGATATCCGACTATCCGGGAAGCGAGGAAGCCCGCTTGGCGCAACGTGACCTGAAGTCGATATACATCGATTTGAACCGGGTAGACGATTACCTGAGCTTTGTGTCGACGCTTCCGGGCGGAGCGAATTTCGATGTGAACGAACGCGACTCGCTTACCTACGTAGCCGCCGAGCGGGTGTATATGCGGGGCGAGACGGAAGAGGCAAAAGCCAGCTTCACCCGTTACCTCCAGTCGTTCCCGCAAGGGGCATTCAGCGTGAACGCTTCGTATTATTTGGGCTTGATGGCTTATAATGAAAAGAATTATACCGAAGCATCGGCTTATTTGGATAAGGTGTTGGCATATCCCGACAATAAGTTCTCGGGCGAGGCGATGAAGCTTTGCGCCGGCATCGCTTATCAGGAAAAAGAATACGGAAAAGCATTGAGCCTGTATGTACGCATCGCCGATCGTGCCGCTTCACAAGAAGAACGAGTTGACGCCTTGTGCCGTGCCTTGGAGTGTGCCCGCCTTTCGGAGAATCCGGAAGAAATCCTTGCGCTCGCTTCCTCTTTGTTGAGCCAAAGCAAGCTGGCTCCCGAAGTGGAGAACGAGGCGCGTTATGCCCGTGCCAAGGCATGTATCGGTGAAGGGAAGACACAAGAAGCCGTGGGCGACCTGACCCTGCTTGCCAAAGACACGCGCAACGAGTATGGCGCCGAGGCGAAATACTTGCTTGCCCAGTTCTATTTCGATACGGGAGAAACTGAAAAGGCGGAAAAGGAAGTGTTGGACTACATTGATGCCAGTACGCCTCACGCTTATTGGCTGGCACGGAGCTTCGTGCTCTTGTCGGACATTTACATGAAGATGGGGCGCGATGTGGATGCCAAGCAATACCTCTTGTCTCTGAAGCAGAACTATCAGGCGGACGATGACATTCAGGAGATGATAGAAACCCGTTTGGAGCGGTTGGAAAATGAATAG
- a CDS encoding TonB-dependent receptor: protein MKSIIIAIGLGGWCMHAYAQEQAPDTVLNRTVVVENQYNPEVMDAFKINVLPEVEEPAVPKQHIDYATSPRPFSAGGFTPMQAMSSDEKQQEAPRGYARAAYGTGNNVDARLSYLWDISRRDCLGFSASLYGMNGDVPSVFSGADDWKSRFYRTDVSLDYRHAFRKVSLGVGGAFASQVFNYMPAEGLVRDESSVSGRQRYTLGEGYVRLASVEGALPVDFSFQTGLRSFSRAHDMYLMENGSENIVHTLGFVSGKVNEIQRVGIGFAMDNLIHDVSQADYTLLQLNPHYTFDNGRIQLRAGMHVDAQFGHDGRLMVAPDVKLDFLFAETYRVYVHAAGGTRLNDFRRLNALSPYWTQLAQMQTSYTPVDMQAGVKGAPVPGFGFCLYGGYRVVKDEVFHVPYVLENGYPYAYVGLSQEKAKVGYGGVKLAYQYKDWIDMTLDGVYSHWNVKEGMEPLLYLKPRFVLDASVRAKIYRDLWVKAQYRFEKRVEMEGMESAKPVNDFSLSAGYEFFGRLNVFVGVNNLLNRTYLTETGYPVQGINVMAGLSVRF from the coding sequence ATGAAATCAATAATCATAGCAATAGGGCTGGGCGGATGGTGTATGCATGCGTATGCCCAGGAACAAGCCCCCGATACGGTGCTGAACCGTACGGTCGTGGTCGAAAACCAGTATAATCCGGAAGTGATGGATGCGTTTAAAATCAATGTGTTGCCCGAAGTGGAAGAACCCGCCGTGCCTAAGCAACACATTGATTATGCCACATCGCCCCGTCCTTTCTCGGCAGGAGGATTCACGCCGATGCAAGCGATGAGCAGCGATGAAAAACAGCAGGAAGCGCCGCGTGGATATGCCCGTGCCGCATACGGTACGGGGAATAACGTAGACGCGCGCTTGTCTTACCTGTGGGACATCTCCCGGCGCGACTGCCTGGGCTTTTCGGCTTCGCTTTATGGGATGAACGGGGATGTGCCTTCTGTTTTCTCCGGAGCGGACGACTGGAAATCCCGCTTCTATCGTACGGATGTGTCGCTCGATTACCGGCATGCTTTTCGTAAGGTATCGTTGGGAGTAGGAGGGGCTTTCGCCTCTCAGGTGTTCAACTATATGCCGGCGGAAGGGCTGGTGAGGGATGAATCGTCCGTATCCGGACGCCAGCGTTACACGTTGGGAGAGGGGTATGTGCGCCTTGCTTCCGTAGAAGGGGCGCTTCCGGTAGACTTTTCGTTCCAAACCGGCTTGCGGAGCTTTAGCCGTGCGCACGATATGTATTTAATGGAGAACGGTTCCGAGAATATTGTCCATACCTTGGGCTTTGTATCCGGCAAGGTGAACGAAATACAGCGGGTAGGCATCGGGTTTGCCATGGACAACCTGATTCACGACGTGAGTCAGGCCGATTACACCTTGCTTCAGCTCAATCCGCATTATACGTTTGATAACGGGCGCATACAGCTTCGTGCGGGCATGCACGTGGATGCGCAGTTCGGACATGACGGGAGGCTGATGGTAGCGCCCGATGTGAAGCTCGATTTCCTTTTCGCCGAGACCTATCGGGTATATGTGCACGCTGCGGGAGGAACCCGGCTGAACGATTTCCGCCGGCTGAATGCGCTTTCTCCGTATTGGACGCAACTGGCGCAGATGCAGACTTCCTATACGCCGGTCGATATGCAGGCGGGCGTCAAAGGTGCGCCAGTGCCGGGATTCGGCTTTTGCCTGTATGGGGGCTACCGTGTGGTGAAAGACGAGGTGTTTCATGTACCTTACGTGCTGGAGAACGGTTATCCGTATGCTTATGTAGGCTTGTCGCAAGAAAAGGCGAAAGTGGGGTATGGAGGCGTGAAGCTCGCTTATCAATACAAGGATTGGATAGACATGACATTGGACGGTGTTTATTCCCATTGGAATGTAAAGGAGGGCATGGAGCCTTTGCTCTATTTGAAACCCCGGTTTGTGTTGGATGCTTCTGTCCGTGCCAAGATTTATCGTGACTTGTGGGTAAAGGCGCAATACCGTTTCGAGAAGCGTGTGGAGATGGAAGGCATGGAGAGTGCCAAGCCGGTCAATGATTTTTCGCTCTCTGCCGGATACGAGTTCTTCGGTCGTTTGAATGTTTTCGTAGGGGTGAACAATCTGCTGAACCGCACGTATCTTACCGAGACGGGTTATCCCGTGCAAGGGATAAACGTCATGGCAGGGCTTAGCGTACGCTTCTGA
- a CDS encoding NUDIX hydrolase: MHPLELFKYCPKCGSSHFEVRNAKAKKCADCGFVYYFNSSAATVAFILNRRNELLVCRRGKEPAKGTLDLSGGFIDMYETGEEGVAREVMEETGLKVTEAVYQFSLPNTYLYSGFLVHTLDLFFLCRVEDDSRLQAMDDVADSFWMPLDQIRPEEFGLDSVREGVARFLALHKSK, encoded by the coding sequence ATGCATCCGTTAGAGTTATTCAAATATTGTCCGAAATGCGGGTCTTCTCATTTCGAGGTCCGCAATGCAAAGGCGAAGAAATGTGCCGATTGCGGCTTTGTGTATTATTTCAATTCAAGTGCGGCTACGGTTGCTTTTATCCTGAACCGCAGGAATGAGTTGCTGGTGTGCCGTCGGGGGAAAGAACCCGCCAAGGGCACGCTCGACCTCTCGGGAGGCTTTATCGATATGTATGAGACCGGCGAAGAAGGCGTGGCACGCGAGGTGATGGAAGAGACTGGGCTGAAGGTGACCGAAGCCGTTTACCAGTTCTCGTTGCCCAATACGTATCTGTATTCGGGATTTCTGGTGCATACGCTCGACTTGTTTTTCCTTTGCCGGGTAGAAGACGATAGCCGTTTGCAGGCGATGGATGATGTGGCGGACTCGTTCTGGATGCCGCTCGACCAAATCCGTCCGGAGGAATTCGGGCTGGATTCGGTGCGGGAAGGAGTGGCCCGGTTTTTGGCTTTACATAAATCAAAGTGA
- a CDS encoding shikimate kinase: MKRVYLIGYMGSGKTTLGKAFAQAAHLQFIDLDWYIEERMHKSIKDLFAERGEEGFRQVERNMLHEAGEFENVVIAAGGGTPCFFDNIDYMNRTGETVFLNASFEALFRRLKVAKSKRPLLSGKTDEELKEVIRNGLAERMAFYGKAKHWFPSDYLESREQISESVEQLKKMLEES, from the coding sequence ATGAAACGGGTGTATTTGATTGGCTATATGGGCTCGGGCAAGACGACTTTGGGAAAAGCGTTCGCCCAAGCCGCGCATCTTCAATTCATCGATTTGGACTGGTATATCGAAGAGCGGATGCACAAGTCGATAAAAGACTTGTTTGCCGAGCGCGGGGAAGAAGGATTCCGCCAAGTGGAACGGAACATGCTGCATGAGGCAGGCGAGTTTGAGAATGTGGTGATAGCGGCAGGGGGCGGGACCCCTTGCTTTTTCGACAATATAGACTATATGAACCGGACGGGCGAAACCGTGTTCCTCAACGCTTCGTTCGAGGCGCTGTTCCGCCGGTTGAAAGTGGCGAAATCCAAGCGTCCGTTATTGTCCGGCAAGACCGATGAGGAACTGAAAGAAGTGATTCGGAACGGGCTGGCAGAACGCATGGCGTTTTATGGGAAAGCCAAACATTGGTTCCCGTCCGATTATTTGGAGAGCCGCGAACAGATAAGCGAGTCGGTGGAACAATTGAAGAAAATGTTGGAAGAAAGTTGA
- the topA gene encoding type I DNA topoisomerase, translated as MQNNLVIVESPAKAKTIEKFLGDGYKVLSSYGHIRDLKEKSFSIDVKNHFAPIYEIPADKVKLVNDLKKEAKKADMVWLASDEDREGEAISWHLYEVLQLEPEKTKRIVFHEITKTAILNAIKHPRTINIDLVNAQQARRVLDRIVGFELSPVLWKKIKPSLSAGRVQSVAVRLIVEREREVQAFVSEALYKVTAVFANAKGEEFRAELGRRFKTKKEAQAFLEKCKKAEFEIEDITTKPMKKSPAAPFTTSTLQQEAARKLGFTVAQTMRIAQLLYENGLITYMRTDSVNLSDLALDTSREAIVSRMGEKYVQTRHYTTKTKGAQEAHEAIRPTYMSNETIEGTGQERRLYELIWKRTLASQMADAELEKTTATISISGEEDKFIAVGEVVTFDGFLRVYKESYDEGAEPEGEMRLPSALAVGQALAYKEITAMERFTQAPFRYTEASLVRKLEELGIGRPSTYAPTISTIQQRGYVEKGNREGTERPYRILSLQGGKIEESTKVELTGSEKAKLLPTDVGIVVNDFLKEYFPQIMDYNFTASVEKQFDEIAEGEKQWGDVMEHFYEGFHPLVEETMASRSEHKVGERILGTDPASGKQVSVKIGKYGPVVQIGTAEDAEKPRFAQLQKEHSLETITLEEALDLFKLPRTLGELEGKEVSVGNGRFGPYVRCDNQFVSIPKPMDPLSITLEEAVQLIREKQDAAAKRVIKTFPENPDLQILNGKYGPYISYEGKNYKIPDSIDASFLNMEACFKVIELQKEKAETRKIRHTAKRK; from the coding sequence ATGCAGAATAATCTGGTAATAGTGGAGTCTCCGGCTAAGGCTAAGACAATCGAGAAGTTCTTGGGCGACGGTTATAAGGTGCTTTCAAGTTACGGGCATATCCGTGATTTGAAAGAAAAATCGTTCAGTATTGATGTGAAAAACCATTTCGCCCCGATATACGAAATACCGGCTGATAAGGTAAAGCTGGTGAATGACTTGAAGAAGGAAGCGAAAAAGGCTGATATGGTATGGCTGGCATCCGATGAAGACCGTGAGGGGGAAGCCATATCGTGGCACTTGTATGAGGTGCTCCAGTTGGAGCCGGAAAAGACGAAACGGATTGTGTTCCATGAAATCACGAAGACGGCGATATTGAATGCAATCAAGCATCCGCGCACGATTAATATCGACTTGGTGAATGCCCAGCAGGCACGCCGGGTGCTCGACCGTATTGTAGGTTTCGAGCTTTCGCCCGTGTTGTGGAAGAAAATCAAGCCTTCTCTTTCGGCTGGCCGTGTGCAGTCGGTGGCAGTGCGCCTGATTGTGGAGCGCGAGCGTGAGGTGCAGGCGTTTGTGAGCGAGGCTTTGTATAAGGTGACGGCTGTGTTCGCTAATGCCAAAGGAGAGGAGTTCCGGGCTGAATTGGGGCGGCGCTTCAAGACGAAGAAAGAGGCGCAGGCTTTTCTGGAAAAATGCAAGAAGGCGGAGTTCGAGATTGAGGATATAACTACGAAGCCGATGAAGAAATCGCCTGCCGCTCCTTTCACTACCTCGACCCTGCAGCAGGAAGCGGCGCGCAAGTTGGGATTTACGGTGGCGCAGACCATGCGGATTGCCCAGCTTCTGTATGAGAACGGATTGATTACCTATATGCGTACCGACTCGGTGAACTTGTCGGACCTGGCTCTGGACACGAGCCGTGAAGCCATCGTTTCGCGCATGGGCGAGAAGTATGTGCAGACCCGCCATTATACGACGAAAACCAAAGGCGCCCAGGAAGCGCACGAAGCCATCCGCCCCACGTATATGTCGAACGAGACGATTGAGGGGACCGGCCAGGAGAGGCGCCTGTATGAATTGATATGGAAACGTACGCTGGCGTCGCAGATGGCTGATGCGGAACTGGAAAAGACAACTGCCACTATTTCTATCAGCGGCGAGGAAGATAAGTTTATCGCCGTAGGCGAGGTGGTTACGTTCGACGGTTTCTTGCGCGTGTATAAGGAATCGTATGATGAAGGCGCCGAGCCGGAAGGCGAAATGCGTTTGCCTTCGGCACTGGCAGTCGGCCAGGCGCTGGCATACAAGGAAATCACCGCCATGGAGCGTTTCACGCAGGCTCCTTTCCGTTATACCGAAGCCAGCCTGGTGCGTAAGCTGGAAGAGCTGGGCATCGGGCGTCCTTCTACCTACGCGCCTACCATTTCCACCATCCAGCAGCGCGGATATGTGGAGAAAGGAAACCGCGAAGGCACGGAGCGTCCTTACCGGATATTGTCCTTGCAGGGAGGGAAAATCGAGGAGAGCACCAAAGTGGAACTGACCGGAAGCGAAAAGGCGAAACTGCTCCCTACGGATGTGGGCATCGTGGTAAACGATTTCTTGAAAGAATACTTCCCCCAAATCATGGATTATAATTTTACGGCGAGCGTCGAGAAACAATTTGACGAGATAGCCGAGGGCGAGAAACAGTGGGGCGATGTCATGGAGCATTTCTATGAAGGCTTTCATCCGCTGGTAGAAGAAACCATGGCGAGCCGGTCGGAACACAAGGTCGGCGAACGTATCTTGGGGACAGACCCTGCCAGCGGGAAGCAAGTGTCGGTGAAAATCGGGAAATACGGTCCGGTGGTGCAAATCGGTACTGCCGAAGACGCGGAAAAGCCCCGCTTTGCCCAGCTGCAGAAAGAACATTCGCTGGAAACCATAACCTTGGAAGAGGCGCTCGACCTGTTTAAGCTGCCCCGCACGTTGGGAGAGCTGGAAGGGAAGGAAGTGTCTGTGGGGAACGGGCGTTTCGGCCCGTACGTGCGGTGTGACAATCAGTTCGTATCGATACCCAAACCGATGGACCCGCTCTCGATTACCCTGGAAGAAGCCGTGCAGTTGATCCGGGAGAAGCAGGACGCGGCTGCCAAGCGGGTTATCAAGACTTTCCCCGAGAATCCCGACTTGCAGATATTGAACGGGAAATACGGCCCTTACATCTCGTATGAAGGAAAGAACTATAAGATTCCGGACTCGATAGACGCGTCGTTCCTGAATATGGAGGCGTGCTTTAAGGTCATCGAGCTGCAGAAGGAGAAGGCGGAAACCCGTAAGATTCGTCACACGGCTAAGCGGAAATGA